A genomic window from Cutibacterium acnes includes:
- a CDS encoding cysteine hydrolase family protein translates to MSQTWLIVIDPQTIFASPTSPWGSPAFPTIIDPIDRMVAAFHGRTIVTRWIPTATRCGSWCDYFDRWTFADRPANDPIFDLVDEAQPWAERPTIDVATFGKWGSQLSAVTGEHPHLLLAGVSTDCCVITTALAAADAGAWVKVVSDACAGSAPDNHEAALTVMDLYSPQIDVVTSSQVLATLA, encoded by the coding sequence ATGAGCCAGACGTGGCTAATTGTCATTGACCCCCAGACAATCTTCGCGTCCCCCACGTCCCCGTGGGGCTCTCCTGCCTTCCCCACTATCATCGACCCGATAGATCGCATGGTCGCTGCCTTCCATGGCCGAACCATCGTGACGCGCTGGATTCCCACGGCTACTCGCTGTGGATCTTGGTGTGACTACTTCGACCGCTGGACCTTTGCAGACCGTCCCGCAAATGACCCGATATTCGACCTTGTCGATGAAGCTCAGCCATGGGCAGAACGACCGACGATCGATGTCGCCACCTTCGGCAAGTGGGGATCTCAGCTGTCAGCCGTGACCGGTGAACACCCCCACCTCCTGCTAGCCGGCGTTTCGACCGACTGTTGCGTCATCACGACAGCCTTGGCCGCCGCCGATGCTGGGGCTTGGGTAAAAGTTGTGTCTGACGCCTGCGCCGGATCCGCACCGGATAACCACGAGGCGGCCTTGACCGTCATGGATCTGTATTCCCCTCAGATCGACGTCGTGACCAGTTCGCAAGTCCTTGCGACCCTCGCCTAA
- a CDS encoding metal ABC transporter ATP-binding protein, which translates to MRIEPARLTDAKVAFGNRVLWSGLNLIVEPGEFIAVLGPNGVGKTTLLRVLLGQIPLTAGTAMVAGRPVRRGSTHIGYVPQQRSLETTAPIRGRDLVGMGIDGHKWGFGWFSRSRRRRIDEAIASVGATAFANAPLTMMSGGEQQRLRIAQALVTNPQLLLCDEPLSSLDLRHQQEVTRLIDNARRTRNLGVLFVTHEINPVLPYVDRVVYVAGGKVRVGTPDEVLRSDVLSEMYGSHVEVFHRGNRIIVLADEERSTHLHAPGRRI; encoded by the coding sequence ATGAGGATCGAGCCTGCCAGGCTCACCGACGCCAAGGTCGCCTTCGGGAACCGGGTGCTGTGGTCGGGACTCAATCTCATTGTCGAACCCGGCGAATTTATCGCCGTTCTGGGCCCCAACGGGGTGGGTAAGACCACCCTGTTACGAGTCCTGTTAGGGCAGATTCCGCTAACGGCCGGGACCGCTATGGTCGCTGGCCGTCCGGTGCGCCGCGGTTCGACCCATATCGGCTACGTCCCTCAGCAACGATCCCTCGAGACGACTGCTCCCATCCGTGGGCGCGACCTCGTCGGGATGGGAATTGACGGGCACAAGTGGGGGTTCGGCTGGTTTAGCCGGTCGCGGCGGCGCCGTATTGACGAAGCCATCGCCTCAGTCGGCGCCACAGCCTTCGCTAATGCGCCGCTGACGATGATGTCGGGTGGTGAGCAGCAGAGATTGCGTATCGCCCAGGCGCTCGTTACTAATCCTCAGTTGTTGCTGTGTGACGAACCGCTGTCCAGCCTCGACCTGCGCCACCAGCAAGAGGTCACCCGACTCATCGACAATGCGCGCCGGACCCGCAACCTCGGGGTGCTCTTCGTCACCCACGAGATCAACCCCGTGCTGCCCTACGTCGACCGGGTGGTCTACGTCGCGGGCGGCAAGGTTCGCGTTGGCACTCCCGACGAGGTGCTGCGATCGGACGTTCTCAGCGAAATGTATGGGTCCCACGTCGAGGTGTTCCATCGCGGTAATCGCATCATTGTCCTTGCTGACGAAGAGCGCTCGACCCACCTGCATGCCCCGGGCCGACGAATCTGA
- a CDS encoding metal ABC transporter solute-binding protein, Zn/Mn family, with protein MHRHLLAIATLSACALAMAGCSNSGPDSGSGPSASSDKVDVVASTNVWGSVAQAIGGDKVNVHSIIDSPDQDPHDYEATAKDKLAFSKAKIAITNGGGYDDWATKLVKSTSPQADFIDAVETSGLKKPGDKEFNEHVFYSIDSVRKVAKVVESDLVKTSPDNKSTFETNLKDFESKLTDLKARATKVGKKHPHSTAIATEPVAGYLLEDMKIKNITPDEFVEQSETEAGPSTKVVHETTDLLTQKKASILLVNGQTSDDVTKALQKAASKANVHEVGVWETFPEGVDNYPDFIGKAIDSIDKGLA; from the coding sequence ATGCATCGACATCTTCTGGCCATTGCCACTCTCAGCGCCTGTGCTCTGGCAATGGCAGGCTGCTCCAACTCCGGGCCGGACTCGGGATCCGGCCCGTCCGCCAGTTCTGACAAGGTTGACGTCGTCGCTTCGACTAACGTCTGGGGCTCGGTCGCCCAGGCGATCGGCGGGGACAAGGTCAATGTGCACTCCATCATCGACAGCCCCGATCAGGACCCGCACGACTACGAAGCCACCGCCAAGGACAAGCTCGCCTTCTCGAAAGCCAAGATCGCCATTACTAACGGCGGCGGCTATGACGACTGGGCTACCAAACTCGTGAAGAGCACCAGTCCCCAGGCGGACTTCATTGACGCTGTCGAGACCTCTGGCCTCAAGAAACCCGGCGACAAGGAATTCAACGAACATGTCTTCTACTCGATCGATAGCGTTCGCAAGGTGGCCAAGGTCGTTGAGTCTGATTTGGTCAAGACCTCGCCGGATAACAAGTCCACCTTCGAAACCAACCTCAAGGACTTCGAGTCCAAGCTCACCGACCTCAAGGCCCGTGCCACCAAGGTCGGTAAAAAGCATCCACATAGCACCGCTATCGCCACCGAGCCGGTAGCCGGCTACTTACTTGAGGACATGAAGATCAAGAACATCACCCCTGACGAGTTCGTCGAACAGTCTGAAACTGAGGCCGGTCCATCCACCAAGGTCGTTCACGAGACCACCGACCTGCTGACCCAGAAGAAAGCTTCCATCCTTCTCGTCAACGGCCAAACCAGCGACGACGTCACCAAGGCCCTCCAGAAGGCTGCCAGTAAAGCAAACGTCCACGAGGTCGGCGTCTGGGAGACCTTCCCGGAGGGCGTCGACAACTACCCAGACTTCATTGGCAAGGCCATCGACTCCATCGACAAGGGCTTAGCTTGA